The Bradyrhizobium sp. CCBAU 051011 DNA segment GCGCGAGAATACCGAGGGCGAATATTCCTCCGTCGGCGGCCGCATGTTCCCAGATACCGACCGCGAATTCGTCACGCAACAGACGGTGATGACGCGGACCGGCGTCGACCGCATCCTGAAATTCGCGTTTGAGCTCGCGCAGTCGCGGCCGAAGAAGCATTTGACTTCGGCGACCAAGTCCAACGGCATCTCGATCACGATGCCCTATTGGGACGAGCGCGTGGAGGCGATGGCGAAGAAGTATCCGGGCGTGAAGTGGGACAAGTACCATATCGACATCCTCACCGCGAATTTCGTGCTGCATCCGGACTGGTTCGACGTCGTGGTCGGCTCCAACCTGTTCGGCGACATCCTCTCCGATCTCGGGCCGGCCTGCACCGGCACCATCGGCATCGCGCCGTCGGGCAACATCAACCCGGAAGGCAATTTTCCGTCCGTGTTCGAGCCGGTGCATGGCTCGGCGCCCGATATCGCGGGGCAGGGGATCGCCAATCCGATCGGCATGATCTGGTCCGGCGCGATGATGATGGAGCATCTCGGCGAGAAAGACGCCGCAGAATCCATCGTCGGCGCCATCGAGCGCACCCTCGGCGAACGTACGCTCCGCACACGCGATCTCGGCGGCAATGCAGATACCACGGCGTGCGGCAAGGCGGTGGCGGAGATGGTGGATTAGGACTCCTCGTCATTGCGAGGAGCGAAGCGACGAAGCAATCCATCTCTCGGAAAGCGGCGAAATGGATTGCTTCGCTCCGCTCGCAATGACGGAAGACCCGTAGGGTGGGCAAAGCAAAGCGTGCCCACCATTCATCGTGCGATTTGAGACATATGGTGGGCACGGCGCTAATGCGCCTTTGCCTACCCTACGCGTCGTGAAAACTAAACATACGATTTTCGCGACGGATCGAAGATCGGCGGGTAATCGTTCTCGTCGAGCAGATCCAAAAACGCGTCGAGGCCTTCGTTCTTGATCAGCGCGTATTCGCGGTCGGAGATCAGGTTGACGGTCAGGATTTCCACCGGGTCCCCCGCGATCGAAAGCTGCTCCGCGATGCGTTGATCAGGGGCGATGATCGGCGTGAGGAACAGGAAGGTCTTGAAGTCCGTACACCGGACAGGCGGCGCCGGCATGGGCACACGGTGCCCGAACCCGAACCAGGTGTTGTCGATGAACGGCACCGAAGCGAGCCAGCGCAGGTTGCTGCAAATCTCCGTCGTTCCTTCGCGGACGTACCACATCAGCTCGGCGCATGCCTTTGCCTCCTTGGCTTGATCCGGTACGGCCATGCGCTGCTCGCTCATGCCGTTGGTCAGAAGAACGTAGCCTTCATCCGAACCCTCTTCGCAATCCGGCACAAAATCCCGGCCGAAGGCGTGAACGTCGATACGACGGTCGCCGGGATCGCGGGAGGTGAATTCGGGTTCGTCGAGTTCGCCTTGGTAGATGGCCAGCCGCCGCTCAAAGGAATTCGCAGTATCTGCCCCTCGATTGAACAGCGGTATCTTGAAACGTGACAGCATGCAAACCCCGGGATGGCCTGAGCGAGCAGGGCGGCCTCTTACCAGGCCGCGCCCTGTTGTCGTGCGATCGCGCGGACCGGTTCAAAACGGCCGGGACGGCGCGGCTATTTTTCCTCCATCGTCCGGCCATGCCGGGTTTCGCGACCAAGGGCCAGTCGCTCAGCGATCCATCTCACATCATCGTTCCTGATGACCATCTGGCTCTGGATTCATTGCTTCTGCGCCGAGTTAAGCAGGCTATCGATCCATCTGCGATGAAAGCGCTCCTGTTGCTCGACTGTAGCTGGAACAACCGTTTCATCAGCTTCAAAGATGCTGACAATATCCTGTCGTGAAGCCGGGAAGCCGATGCGCATCTTGTAAGCGAGAACCGCTGGCCCCATCGATCTCTGCATTCCGGAGGGATAAACATCCTCGCTGGCGCCAAAGCAATAGAGCAATGCACCGGTCTTTTCCAGCTCCTGCCGGAGTTGCTTCAACGCTTCAAAGAAGTCCACTCCGGACTTGACCGTTCTTACTTCAGTGCCCTGTTCGAGGGAAATTCGATAGATCTCTTTACCTTCCGCGTAGACTTCGTCTGCAGTTAGTCTGGCAGGCACACGCGATCCATCGGCGAGAACGACAGTGATGCCGCCGGCAAAATATCGTTCCGATTCCACCAGCGGCCTCCATGGCCAGGATTTCGAGTGAAGGCCCACTTATTTGAGTGAGCGTTTGATTTCAAGCGGAGCCCCGCCGAACCGTCCTTGATGTCGCGAAAGCGCCGCCATCGTTCAAAACGAACGGACTATTTCCCCTTCGCAATCCGCCGGCAATGCTCCCACGCCGCGCTCATCAAATTCTCGCTCGCCTCCGGCGTGCGGAACGCCGAATGCGCCGAGAGTGTCACGTTGTCGAGTTTCGTCAGCGGATGATCCGCCGGCAGCGGCTCGATGTTGAAGACGTCGAGGCCGGCATGGCGGATCTGGCCGGACTTCAGCGCGTCGATCATCGCCTCCTCATCGACGATGGCGCTGCGCGCCGTGTTGACGAGGATCACGCCGGGTTTCATCCCCTCGATGCAGGCGCGCGAGATCATGCCGCGCGTCTCGTCGTTCAGGAGCAGATGGATCGAGACCACGTCGCTCTCGGTCAGCACTTCATCGTAATCGAGGAACTCGACCTTGGGATATTTCTTCGGCGATCGGTTCCAGGCGATCACCCGCATGCCGGAGCCGAGCGCAATGCGCGCGACTTCGGCAGCAATGCCGCCGAAGCCGATCAGGCCGAGCGTCTTGCCGGTCAGTTGCATGCCATCGTCGCGCAGCCAGTTGCCGGCGCGGATGCCGCGGTCCATCTTTGCGAGGCCGCGCGCGCCTTCCCACATCAGCGCGATGGCGCATTCGGCCACCGCAGTATCACCATAGCCCTTGATCAGGTGCACATGGATGCCGGTCTCGGCGAGCTCTTCGGGATTCATGTAGCTGCGTGCGCCGGTGCCGAGAAAAACGACGTGCTTCAGTCCGGCGCACTTTTTTGCAACAGCAGTCGGCAGCGCCGTGTGATCGACGATGGCGATTTCGGCGCCGTCGAGGATCTCAGGATATTGCTCCGGGCTGATATCAGGATCGCGGTTGATCCGCACCTTGGGATCGCCGGGCTGTTCCAGTCGCTCGAAGATCACGGCGAGCGATTCATTGGCGTCGACAAAAACTCCGCGCATGGGCATTCCCCCCATTTCTTGTTTTGATATCAGGATGCGACGCCGGCCAGCGCCAGCACGGTATGCATCAGCACGTTGGCGCCCGCCGCGCAATCGGCCTGGGTGGCGTCTTCCAGTTCGTTGTGGCTGATGCCGTCCTTGCAGGGCACGAACACCATCGCTGTCGGCATCACGGTGTTGAGGTTGCAGGCATCGTGGCCGGCGCCGGAGGTGATGCGGCGATGGGAATAGCCGAGCATCTTTGCGGCACTCTCTACCGCATCCACCAGCTTGGGATCGAAATGCGTCGGCGGCTTGCGCCAGATCAGATCGAACTGGACCTCGACCTTGCGCCGTGCCGCGATCTCGGCAATTGCGGCGCGCAGATCCTTATCCAGCGCATCCATGATCGCGGCATCGGCGCTGCGGCAATCCACGGTGAAGGCGATCTCGCCAGGAATCACGTTGCGTGAGGGATTGGCGATCACGGCCTCGCCGATCGTGCCGACGGCCTTGGGACCATGCTTCTTTGCTATTGCTTCCATCGCCAGCACGATTTCCGACAGCGTCGCCAGCGCGTCGCGCCGCAGCGGCATCGGTGTCGAGCCGGCATGGCTCTCGAAGCCGGTGATCTTGCCATCGTACCACAGCACACCCTGGCCGGAATCGACCACGCCGATGGTCTTGTTCTCGGCCTCCAGGATCGGACCCTGTTCGATATGCAGTTCGACGAAGCCCGAGAATTTCTGCGTTCCTACCGGGCGATCGCCGCGATAGCCGATGCTGTCGAGCGCCTGCGCCACGGTGACGCCCTCGGCGTCCTTGCGTGACAAAATGTCATCAGTGGTGAAATCGCCGACATAGGCGGCGGACGCCATCATCGCCGGCGCAAACCGCGAGCCTTCCTCATTGGTCCAGTTGCAGATGCAGATCGGCATCTCGGTTTCGATCCCGGCATCGTTGAGTGTGCGCACCACTTCCAGCGCCGCCAGCGTGCCGAGCACGCCGTCATATTTGCCGCCGGTCGGCTGCGTATCGAGATGCGAGCCCAGTCCAATCGGAGCTCTCGACATATCCCGGCCCTTGCGCACGCCGAACATGGAGCCCAGCGTGTCGACATGTACCTCCAGCCCTGCGGCCTCGCAGGCGTTCCGGAACCAGTCGCGCACCTGCTTGTCCTCGGGCCCCAGCGTCAGCCGTCGCACACCGCCTTTCGGGGTGGCGCCGAATTTGGCGGTTTCGTGAATCGTGCCCCACAGCCGGGCGGAATCGATTTGCAGGTTGGATCCGATCTTGGTCATGCATTATTCCGGGATCAGGTGGGCAGGCGCTTGTTCATTCTTTCGATCATTTTCAATGACGCGCCTGCGGCGGCCCGTCAACAATGACGCCACCCCGCGCCAGATTTGCGGCAAGCTCGGCTACGCGTTCCACGGCGACGGTATCCGGCGAGGCCAGCCAGCTCGCCGAAAACGTCAGCTTTGGCAGTTGCACATCGGTCGACAGCAATTGCAGCCGTCCATCGGTCATTTCGCTTTCGACGATCGCGGTCGGAATCACGGCAATGCCGAGGCCTTCGATCGCCATGTGAATGACGGTCGCGATCGAGGCGCTGGCGTGCAGGCGCATCGGCGGCAGGTCCGGCCGGTTGAACAGCGAGCGCACCACCTCATAGGGCGGCGTCTTGCGCGGAAAGGTGATGATCGGAAATTTCGCCAGATCATGCACCGTCAACTGGCGGGTGCCGAGCCCGAGGGAGGGGCTGGCGAGGAAGCCGACGGGATAATCGCACAGCACGCGGTTGCTGACGCTCGGCGCCGTCAAGGGCCCGAGCAGGAAGGCGAGTTCGATCTCCTGCGCCAAAAGGCGCGTCCGCAGGTTCGAGGTGATGTCGACCTCGATTTCGAGCGAGAGGTTGGGATAGGCGTGGTTGACGCTCTTGATCAGTTGCGACAGCCAGGTGTGCACGATGGTTTCGGCGACGCCGAGCCGCAGCACGCCGCGCATCGCCGAGCGATCGCCGACGACAGCGAGCATTTCAGAGCGCAGCCCGATCAGCTTCTCGGCATAGACCATCAATTGCCGTCCGCTGGGCGTCGGCAACACCATGCGGCGGTCGCGCTGCAGCAGCCGCACGCCGACTTCGCGTTCGAGCTGGGCGATCCGCTGCGAGATCGCGGGCTGGGTGGTGTTGAGCTTCTGGGCCGCGCCGCGAAAGCTGCCGAGCGTCACTACCCACATGAAGGTCTCAATTGCCTTGAAATCAGTCATGCACCCTCTGCCCGCAGATCGATAATTCTGTTTTATTGAACTTGATTAGAAAAGACGATTAGACATTATCATAGCCATATGCGGGAGTAGATGTCGACAAGAATGGAAGCGGGGACAACGATGACCAGCTTGGCGAGGACGGAACGGCCCGGTCAGGATACGGCGGATTTATCGCCGAGTGTCGCGGCCCGTCATGCCTGCCGCAACGGTATGGCCCATCACACCGCGGGCGTTGCCAACGGTTTCGTCCAGGGCAACCTCGTAA contains these protein-coding regions:
- a CDS encoding suppressor of fused domain protein yields the protein MLSRFKIPLFNRGADTANSFERRLAIYQGELDEPEFTSRDPGDRRIDVHAFGRDFVPDCEEGSDEGYVLLTNGMSEQRMAVPDQAKEAKACAELMWYVREGTTEICSNLRWLASVPFIDNTWFGFGHRVPMPAPPVRCTDFKTFLFLTPIIAPDQRIAEQLSIAGDPVEILTVNLISDREYALIKNEGLDAFLDLLDENDYPPIFDPSRKSYV
- a CDS encoding LysR family transcriptional regulator codes for the protein MTDFKAIETFMWVVTLGSFRGAAQKLNTTQPAISQRIAQLEREVGVRLLQRDRRMVLPTPSGRQLMVYAEKLIGLRSEMLAVVGDRSAMRGVLRLGVAETIVHTWLSQLIKSVNHAYPNLSLEIEVDITSNLRTRLLAQEIELAFLLGPLTAPSVSNRVLCDYPVGFLASPSLGLGTRQLTVHDLAKFPIITFPRKTPPYEVVRSLFNRPDLPPMRLHASASIATVIHMAIEGLGIAVIPTAIVESEMTDGRLQLLSTDVQLPKLTFSASWLASPDTVAVERVAELAANLARGGVIVDGPPQARH
- a CDS encoding NAD(P)-dependent oxidoreductase translates to MRGVFVDANESLAVIFERLEQPGDPKVRINRDPDISPEQYPEILDGAEIAIVDHTALPTAVAKKCAGLKHVVFLGTGARSYMNPEELAETGIHVHLIKGYGDTAVAECAIALMWEGARGLAKMDRGIRAGNWLRDDGMQLTGKTLGLIGFGGIAAEVARIALGSGMRVIAWNRSPKKYPKVEFLDYDEVLTESDVVSIHLLLNDETRGMISRACIEGMKPGVILVNTARSAIVDEEAMIDALKSGQIRHAGLDVFNIEPLPADHPLTKLDNVTLSAHSAFRTPEASENLMSAAWEHCRRIAKGK
- a CDS encoding tartrate dehydrogenase, with amino-acid sequence MSSAKKQYRVAVIPGDGIGKEVMPEGLRVLEAAGKKHGISVQFDHFDFASWDYYEKHGEMMPEDWKAQIGKHDAIYFGAVGWPAKIPDHVSLWGSLIKFRREFDQYVNLRPVRLMPGVPSPLANRKPGDIDFWVVRENTEGEYSSVGGRMFPDTDREFVTQQTVMTRTGVDRILKFAFELAQSRPKKHLTSATKSNGISITMPYWDERVEAMAKKYPGVKWDKYHIDILTANFVLHPDWFDVVVGSNLFGDILSDLGPACTGTIGIAPSGNINPEGNFPSVFEPVHGSAPDIAGQGIANPIGMIWSGAMMMEHLGEKDAAESIVGAIERTLGERTLRTRDLGGNADTTACGKAVAEMVD
- a CDS encoding Zn-dependent hydrolase, which gives rise to MTKIGSNLQIDSARLWGTIHETAKFGATPKGGVRRLTLGPEDKQVRDWFRNACEAAGLEVHVDTLGSMFGVRKGRDMSRAPIGLGSHLDTQPTGGKYDGVLGTLAALEVVRTLNDAGIETEMPICICNWTNEEGSRFAPAMMASAAYVGDFTTDDILSRKDAEGVTVAQALDSIGYRGDRPVGTQKFSGFVELHIEQGPILEAENKTIGVVDSGQGVLWYDGKITGFESHAGSTPMPLRRDALATLSEIVLAMEAIAKKHGPKAVGTIGEAVIANPSRNVIPGEIAFTVDCRSADAAIMDALDKDLRAAIAEIAARRKVEVQFDLIWRKPPTHFDPKLVDAVESAAKMLGYSHRRITSGAGHDACNLNTVMPTAMVFVPCKDGISHNELEDATQADCAAGANVLMHTVLALAGVAS